From Haloarcula rubripromontorii, the proteins below share one genomic window:
- a CDS encoding DUF7282 domain-containing protein has translation MTGNSDKIRSLFLTALMVFSVFAGTIAFSGGAAAAANVSVEQAAEYDSGTVELALNGSTGSAVPRGNIDVYIDGNENPGNYNVSSVDGTDDGTTGRLEFSLAQDVQPNRNLTVKVTGLSGGDGTVVAQDIDVTSETISASGTNDTDINAFRGEVIAVENTSADNVNNGPSIEVDADSVVLSDSYTDNSEVYTVDTSDLDTGEDYTISVNNNEEAVVTVSDLSLEVNIDDDVGDGANIDDTDTLAVNVSTNRGGEPANATLFNEDDDKVATQVKNLQGNSNVVFDFGNQSADDSPYYVEVTDNQTGVSAESDQINVSESDDGDASFETSTVQDEIGDVSNITVQMSNTEDAVINVGSQEDDNYYIQGQLTDEDGDGEVTVQFNSYTAGTNNNNTVLSVPGDDDLDDVEEGGSFTGSRATLDEDVLEAGSYSINVTAGTSPDVTSPDTVGTLRLNENSVENMRTWVAPSDADIDDEDIDIYDRIGENLTRSDDVAAEDLVVHEIEASGIEGALEYEQEDNGSSDVTEAFIAAADTTPDRINDDSSASGLRLYVNRTDVGANADEDPVNFTNSSDGVTVVDDPDNNTYFVALDTSDVEFESGNTITSEEDTALNATFSVQEGPLSDDSTSESALYTTSERNAELNLDEDGFVTVGAAAGQTVSGDTNVAPGSELEVEMESESEANPFVLRPEATVGPNGTYTARADFSEYSAGTNFTVQTLDVDGDSDFSDEEDGRIVEADTATVSISDQESDGSEVVVDSAQLSSGGFIVIHDGSLLDGDVEGSVIGNSEYLEAGTYNDITITLDEPMDENFTAIAMPHLDTNGNEAYDFPGADGPYTSNGSAVTDSANVTVSAEEPEDTPEDTPEDTPEDTPEDTPEDTPEDTPEDTPMDTETETTAAEGPGFTAAIALIALVAAALLAVRRDN, from the coding sequence ATGGGACTGACGACGGGACGACTGGGCGTCTTGAGTTCAGTCTCGCTCAGGACGTTCAGCCGAACCGGAACCTGACCGTCAAGGTCACTGGTCTTAGTGGCGGTGACGGAACCGTCGTTGCTCAGGATATCGACGTGACATCCGAGACGATCTCGGCGTCCGGGACGAATGACACGGACATCAACGCCTTCCGCGGTGAAGTGATTGCCGTTGAAAACACCTCTGCAGACAACGTTAACAACGGCCCATCCATCGAGGTTGACGCAGACAGTGTCGTTCTGTCTGACTCGTACACTGACAACAGCGAAGTGTACACCGTTGACACCAGTGACCTCGACACTGGCGAAGATTACACGATCAGTGTCAACAACAATGAGGAAGCGGTCGTCACCGTCAGCGACCTCAGTCTGGAAGTGAACATCGATGATGATGTCGGCGACGGTGCCAACATCGACGACACAGACACGCTGGCTGTCAACGTCTCCACGAACCGTGGTGGCGAGCCGGCCAACGCAACGCTGTTCAACGAAGACGACGACAAGGTTGCCACGCAGGTCAAGAACCTGCAGGGTAACAGCAATGTCGTGTTCGACTTCGGCAACCAGAGCGCCGACGACAGTCCGTACTACGTCGAAGTGACGGACAACCAGACCGGCGTCTCCGCGGAATCTGACCAGATCAACGTCTCCGAGTCTGACGACGGTGACGCAAGCTTCGAAACCTCAACTGTGCAGGATGAGATTGGCGACGTCAGCAACATCACGGTCCAGATGTCCAACACTGAGGACGCCGTGATTAACGTTGGTAGCCAGGAAGACGACAACTACTACATCCAGGGCCAGCTGACGGACGAAGACGGTGACGGCGAAGTCACTGTCCAGTTCAACAGCTACACTGCCGGGACTAACAACAACAACACGGTTCTCAGTGTCCCCGGTGACGACGACCTCGATGATGTCGAAGAGGGTGGTAGCTTTACCGGAAGCAGAGCAACCCTCGATGAGGACGTACTCGAGGCCGGTTCCTACTCGATTAACGTGACTGCAGGGACGTCCCCGGATGTCACTAGCCCTGATACGGTTGGAACGCTCCGACTTAACGAGAACTCAGTCGAGAATATGCGGACTTGGGTTGCACCGAGTGACGCGGATATCGACGATGAGGATATCGACATCTACGATCGCATCGGTGAGAACCTCACGCGGTCCGATGATGTCGCAGCTGAGGATCTCGTCGTCCACGAAATCGAAGCATCCGGTATCGAAGGTGCCCTCGAATACGAACAGGAAGATAACGGATCTTCAGACGTGACTGAGGCGTTCATCGCCGCTGCCGACACTACGCCGGACCGTATCAATGACGACTCGAGTGCGTCCGGCCTCCGACTCTACGTCAACCGGACAGACGTCGGTGCGAACGCGGACGAAGATCCCGTCAACTTCACGAACAGCAGTGATGGCGTCACTGTTGTCGACGATCCGGACAACAACACCTACTTCGTTGCTCTCGACACCAGTGATGTCGAGTTCGAGTCCGGTAACACGATCACCAGCGAAGAGGACACGGCACTCAACGCCACCTTCTCCGTTCAGGAAGGGCCGCTGAGCGACGATAGCACGTCTGAAAGCGCGCTCTACACAACGTCCGAACGCAATGCGGAGCTGAACCTCGACGAGGACGGCTTCGTCACTGTTGGAGCCGCGGCCGGACAGACCGTGAGCGGCGATACGAACGTCGCTCCTGGCTCCGAGCTTGAAGTCGAAATGGAGTCTGAAAGTGAGGCAAATCCATTCGTCCTCCGTCCAGAAGCAACTGTCGGTCCGAACGGCACGTACACTGCCAGAGCTGACTTCAGCGAATACTCCGCTGGCACGAACTTCACCGTCCAGACGCTCGATGTCGACGGTGACTCTGACTTCAGCGACGAGGAAGACGGCCGCATCGTCGAAGCCGACACGGCCACCGTGAGCATCAGCGACCAAGAATCCGACGGTAGCGAAGTCGTCGTCGACAGCGCGCAGCTGTCCAGCGGTGGATTCATCGTCATCCACGACGGCTCGCTGCTTGACGGCGATGTCGAAGGTAGCGTTATCGGGAACTCCGAATATCTCGAAGCCGGTACCTACAATGACATCACGATCACGCTCGACGAGCCGATGGACGAGAACTTCACGGCCATCGCAATGCCGCACCTCGACACCAACGGCAACGAAGCGTACGACTTCCCGGGCGCTGATGGTCCGTACACCTCGAACGGCTCCGCCGTGACGGACAGTGCGAACGTGACTGTCTCCGCCGAGGAGCCTGAGGACACGCCGGAGGACACGCCGGAGGACACGCCTGAGGACACACCGGAGGACACGCCTGAGGACACACCGGAGGACACGCCTGAGGACACGCCGATGGACACTGAAACCGAGACCACCGCCGCGGAAGGTCCCGGCTTCACGGCAGCTATCGCGCTCATCGCGCTCGTCGCTGCTGCGCTCCTCGCCGTCCGACGCGACAACTAA